One part of the Candidatus Borreliella tachyglossi genome encodes these proteins:
- a CDS encoding YggT family protein yields the protein MIVETLILFLNAYRILILIRIILSWLVSSGINTNVFFKFIYSATEPFLSVFRRVRFFRLGMYDFSPIAALITLTIVERMLSHGDYKLSTFIVLFIIEVWGIFRSIFIALIFFFALRLIFLLFSLFDDTDFMRGVDSLLIPLSVKINNIVTDKTMSYTLNLIVADALLMAFIIIFEQAIFAISILAFYLPF from the coding sequence GTGATAGTAGAGACTTTAATTTTATTTTTAAATGCTTATAGAATTTTAATTTTGATTAGAATTATTCTTAGTTGGCTTGTATCCTCAGGAATTAATACTAATGTATTTTTTAAATTTATCTATAGTGCAACAGAACCATTTTTATCTGTTTTTAGAAGGGTTAGGTTTTTCAGGCTTGGTATGTATGATTTTTCGCCAATTGCGGCTTTAATTACTCTTACAATAGTTGAGAGGATGCTGTCTCATGGTGATTATAAACTTTCTACGTTTATTGTATTGTTTATTATTGAAGTTTGGGGAATATTTAGAAGTATTTTTATTGCACTTATTTTTTTCTTTGCCTTAAGATTAATATTTTTACTTTTCAGCCTATTTGATGATACTGATTTCATGAGGGGAGTTGATTCGTTGCTTATTCCCTTGTCTGTTAAAATAAACAATATTGTTACAGATAAGACTATGTCTTATACTCTTAATTTGATTGTAGCCGACGCACTGCTAATGGCATTTATAATCATTTTTGAGCAAGCCATATTTGCTATTAGTATTTTAGCCTTTTACTTACCTTTTTAA
- the recG gene encoding ATP-dependent DNA helicase RecG: protein MFLHEFQYDLKGIRGLGKKGLERLNSLQITNIKELIEYFPKKYEDRQNIKTFPDPLEVRDCELMTIFTVLEHKKLGGSNFKKNLKLIARSENDEIFEILLFNRGFLEGVFKVGQKFYIYSKFNYSDYTQMWSCSNFDSESFSYNPERFKKIMPIYSLSESLTSKKISSYIKEALIYFVKFGQSDVPEFLINKYTLLPFHEALNEIHFPSSLEMLERAKKTLTYREIFLLQFFSRGKSSEIFLRDRKQLSRNLLDQIILSLPFKLTRDQIISINEIINDLESIRPMSRLLQGDVGSGKTLVAFLSSIPLIEAGYQVAFMVPTDLLARQHYNNLANILKDFNISIVLLTGSLKKRGKDDVLEKIKNGTSSLVIGTHSIFSCGTKFKKLAYAIIDEQHKFGVEQREELKNKGEGVDILLMSATPIPRSLALTLFGDLEVSLIKRGPACRIPVTTYLAKHGNEDKVYEFLKNELAKGHQIYFVYPLISSSEKFDLKDATNMCLELRNVFVEYCVEMVHSKLPSDVKEDIMNDFYSKKIDILVATSVIEVGIDCPNATCMVIEHAERFGLSTLHQIRGRVGRGDLKSFLFLLYREPLTDAGRFRLKTIKENVDGFKIAEEDLKLRGPGNLFGLEQTGYLKLKIADFVENRDVISLIREELNLFFSNKSFYDKLDVELLDRLLLSYLRSVGKDNS from the coding sequence ATGTTTTTGCATGAGTTTCAATATGACTTAAAGGGCATACGTGGTCTTGGAAAGAAGGGACTTGAGAGATTAAATAGTCTTCAGATTACAAATATTAAAGAGCTCATAGAATACTTTCCTAAAAAGTACGAGGATCGTCAGAATATAAAAACTTTTCCAGACCCACTGGAAGTTAGAGATTGTGAACTCATGACAATTTTTACTGTTTTAGAACATAAAAAGCTTGGAGGGAGTAATTTTAAAAAGAATTTAAAACTTATTGCTAGGAGTGAAAATGATGAGATATTTGAAATTCTTCTTTTTAATAGGGGATTCTTAGAAGGGGTTTTTAAGGTAGGTCAAAAATTCTATATTTATTCCAAATTTAATTACAGCGATTATACTCAAATGTGGAGTTGTTCTAATTTTGACAGCGAATCTTTTAGCTATAATCCGGAACGATTTAAAAAAATTATGCCAATTTATTCTCTTAGTGAAAGCCTAACTTCTAAAAAGATATCGTCTTATATAAAAGAAGCTCTGATTTATTTTGTAAAGTTTGGACAATCTGATGTGCCTGAATTCTTAATCAACAAATATACATTATTGCCGTTCCATGAGGCTTTAAATGAAATCCATTTTCCAAGTTCTCTTGAAATGCTTGAAAGGGCAAAGAAAACGTTAACTTATAGGGAAATATTTTTGCTTCAGTTTTTTTCGAGGGGAAAAAGTTCTGAGATTTTTTTGCGTGACAGGAAGCAATTATCAAGGAATTTGCTTGATCAAATTATTTTAAGTCTTCCATTTAAGCTTACAAGAGATCAAATAATTTCAATTAATGAGATAATTAATGATCTTGAAAGCATTAGGCCTATGAGTAGATTACTTCAAGGTGATGTTGGAAGTGGGAAAACTTTAGTTGCTTTTCTCTCGAGTATTCCTTTAATTGAAGCTGGATATCAAGTGGCATTTATGGTGCCTACTGATCTTTTGGCACGGCAACATTATAATAATTTGGCAAATATACTCAAAGATTTTAATATATCTATAGTTCTTTTAACGGGTAGTTTGAAAAAAAGAGGCAAAGATGATGTGTTGGAAAAAATTAAAAATGGTACTTCTAGTTTAGTAATTGGGACTCATTCTATTTTTTCTTGCGGAACAAAGTTTAAAAAATTAGCTTATGCCATCATTGATGAACAGCATAAATTTGGCGTTGAGCAGAGAGAAGAGCTTAAGAATAAGGGAGAAGGAGTTGATATTCTTTTAATGTCAGCAACTCCTATTCCTAGAAGCTTAGCTTTAACTCTTTTTGGCGATCTTGAAGTATCTTTAATTAAGAGAGGCCCTGCATGCAGAATACCTGTTACTACTTATTTAGCAAAACATGGCAATGAAGACAAAGTTTATGAGTTTTTAAAAAATGAACTTGCAAAAGGGCACCAAATTTATTTTGTGTACCCCCTAATATCATCCTCAGAAAAGTTTGATTTAAAAGATGCTACTAATATGTGCTTAGAGCTTAGGAATGTTTTTGTCGAATATTGTGTTGAAATGGTTCATTCTAAACTTCCATCTGATGTCAAGGAAGATATTATGAATGATTTTTACTCAAAAAAAATAGATATTTTGGTTGCAACAAGCGTTATTGAAGTTGGTATTGATTGCCCAAATGCAACTTGCATGGTAATAGAGCATGCTGAGCGTTTTGGACTTTCTACTTTGCATCAAATTAGGGGGCGTGTCGGTAGAGGCGACTTAAAATCTTTTTTATTTTTGCTCTACAGGGAACCTTTAACGGATGCAGGAAGATTTAGACTTAAGACTATAAAAGAGAATGTAGATGGATTTAAAATAGCAGAAGAAGATCTTAAATTAAGAGGGCCTGGCAATTTATTTGGTCTTGAACAAACGGGTTATTTGAAGCTTAAGATAGCTGATTTTGTTGAGAATAGAGATGTCATAAGCTTAATTCGAGAAGAACTTAATCTGTTTTTTTCAAATAAATCTTTTTATGACAAATTAGATGTTGAATTACTTGATAGACTTTTACTTTCATATTTAAGATCTGTTGGCAAGGATAATAGTTGA
- a CDS encoding M15 family metallopeptidase: protein MKLFYIFLSIFLINNCVLKANEIQSQDLEILLEATKNLEAPYRKQIKENPIQFLAEIKPLLEAEKNKLLILVNKKIPIPKGYQPKDLVYLKDFQELKDIGKKSLMLRKVLINDLISLVKDARENGFSIKIVSAYRTEEYQKFLFEHNVTTYGLKAAEQQSARPNHSQHQLGTAMDFMKIDDNLLNTKEGKWIYENSSKYGFSLSYPKNHERDTGYKSEPWHYMYIGKQACIIQEKYFNNLQYKLLEFWNEHKKEISNLIQKYTS from the coding sequence ATGAAGTTATTCTACATTTTTTTGTCAATATTCTTAATTAACAACTGTGTTTTGAAAGCCAATGAAATACAATCCCAAGACTTAGAAATCTTACTTGAGGCTACAAAAAATCTAGAAGCACCTTACCGCAAACAAATCAAAGAAAATCCTATTCAATTCCTAGCAGAGATAAAACCACTTCTTGAAGCAGAGAAAAATAAGCTTTTAATACTTGTAAACAAAAAAATCCCAATTCCTAAGGGATACCAACCAAAAGACTTAGTTTATCTAAAAGACTTTCAAGAATTAAAAGACATTGGCAAAAAAAGCTTAATGTTGAGAAAAGTATTAATAAATGACTTGATTAGTCTTGTCAAGGATGCTAGGGAAAATGGCTTTAGTATAAAAATAGTATCAGCATACAGAACAGAAGAATATCAAAAATTTTTATTTGAACATAATGTTACAACCTACGGATTAAAGGCAGCAGAACAACAATCAGCAAGACCTAATCACTCACAACATCAACTAGGAACAGCTATGGACTTCATGAAAATAGACGATAATTTACTAAATACAAAAGAAGGCAAGTGGATTTATGAAAACTCATCAAAGTATGGATTCTCATTATCTTACCCTAAAAATCATGAAAGAGACACTGGATATAAATCAGAACCTTGGCATTATATGTATATTGGCAAACAAGCATGTATTATTCAAGAAAAATATTTCAACAATTTACAGTATAAACTTCTTGAATTTTGGAATGAACATAAAAAAGAAATTTCAAATTTAATTCAAAAATACACAAGCTAA
- a CDS encoding MATE family efflux transporter gives MLKRLNNYSSILRELLILAIPTAFEAFLYQLVVFFDNYMIVYLGTPQVTGVSLANRISFLFFITVFALGTTLSAYASQAFSKGKFSHVRQAFAYALMIGTTIGIIFFVISFIFSKEVLNLFIGESEPLNFGIEYLRIVSVAYIFISYSFLSAMGFKSAKDIKIPLFVTIFVVIVNVVFNYIFIFVLDMGISGAAYATLLARMLEFTFYFFYNFFNVNSYYHLEVKDFFVSKSVRVATLKILVPVLSHEICWVLSITILHALYARLGSGEYASFAVASNLLDLCFVLMHGMGVATGVIIGHLMVNDKEHVRELGIFLSVIGVILGLFVAFILLLISRVAPMIFSNLDSPELVGIFISVFASIVVFKGFTSQALVGIFRTSGIPNTCFYIEIGVIVFYTLPVAHCLIFFTDFKLPMIVFIVSLEEVIKNIFILIEFFKDNWIREIHYEELT, from the coding sequence ATGTTAAAAAGACTTAATAATTATAGCTCAATACTGAGAGAATTGCTCATATTGGCCATTCCTACAGCTTTTGAGGCTTTTTTGTATCAGCTAGTAGTATTTTTTGATAATTATATGATTGTTTATTTAGGAACTCCTCAAGTTACAGGAGTTTCTCTAGCGAATAGAATAAGTTTTCTTTTCTTTATTACTGTATTTGCACTTGGTACTACTCTTAGTGCTTATGCTTCTCAAGCATTTTCTAAGGGAAAGTTTTCACATGTTAGGCAAGCATTTGCTTACGCTTTGATGATTGGAACAACTATTGGAATTATTTTTTTTGTTATATCCTTTATTTTTTCAAAAGAAGTCCTTAATCTATTCATAGGTGAATCAGAGCCTCTAAATTTTGGAATAGAGTATTTAAGAATTGTTTCTGTTGCCTATATTTTTATATCTTATTCTTTTCTATCCGCAATGGGTTTTAAGAGTGCTAAGGATATAAAAATACCTTTATTTGTGACTATATTTGTTGTAATAGTTAATGTTGTTTTTAATTACATCTTTATTTTTGTGCTTGATATGGGAATAAGTGGGGCAGCTTATGCTACTTTGCTTGCTAGAATGCTTGAATTTACCTTTTATTTTTTTTATAACTTTTTTAATGTGAATTCTTATTATCATCTTGAAGTGAAAGATTTTTTTGTTTCTAAGAGTGTAAGAGTGGCTACTTTAAAGATACTTGTTCCTGTTTTATCACATGAAATCTGTTGGGTTTTAAGTATAACTATTCTGCATGCTTTGTATGCTCGACTTGGAAGTGGTGAATATGCGTCTTTTGCAGTTGCATCTAACCTTTTAGACTTGTGCTTTGTTTTAATGCATGGAATGGGAGTTGCAACGGGTGTTATTATCGGGCATTTGATGGTAAATGATAAGGAACATGTTAGAGAACTTGGAATATTTTTATCAGTTATTGGAGTTATTTTAGGACTTTTTGTAGCCTTTATTCTTTTGCTAATATCTAGGGTTGCACCTATGATATTTAGTAATCTAGATTCTCCTGAACTTGTTGGTATTTTTATCTCTGTTTTTGCTAGCATTGTTGTTTTTAAGGGTTTTACGTCTCAGGCGCTTGTTGGTATTTTTCGAACGAGCGGAATTCCTAATACTTGTTTTTATATTGAGATAGGAGTGATAGTTTTTTATACATTGCCAGTTGCACATTGTTTGATTTTTTTTACAGATTTTAAATTACCAATGATAGTTTTTATTGTAAGTCTTGAAGAAGTTATTAAAAATATATTTATTTTAATAGAATTTTTTAAAGATAATTGGATAAGGGAAATACATTATGAAGAGCTGACTTAA
- a CDS encoding MATE family efflux transporter — MYSLSESRKSRVYRDLLNIAIPTAVEFFLFNVIAFTDNIMVSYLGDYPVAGVSLANKFFELFITIAFAVMGAYNILATRQYAKGDIDDFKNTFFISILILLLFSFLFIFISLFYPYFFLGLLSNDSKAISYGITYLDIAVYSFVFAVVKGIIANSLKIVKITKIQVVTSVVAVVLNVVFNYLFIFIFGMGVLGAAIATTLVRGIELVFYLLYTVFNSDSHFHLKVKNLKINPVIFSQLIKFFIPIFLNEFIWFLGYFGLIAIFARINTAKYAAYSITFSTYFMGFNIINAFCFSVNIIMGHEMHNDKREIMAVAIYLGKIGFILAIVTSFIMVALSFIAPYVFYELEYASLIGVMLRYYAISVFFTALAFQYLFGFFRAGASPSFGAIMEGSVTFIYTIPIAYLLANYTQIPFELIVFIPTLEDVIKLGISLPYFYSTKWIKSIKTG, encoded by the coding sequence ATGTATTCGTTAAGCGAATCCAGGAAGAGTAGGGTTTATCGGGATCTTTTAAATATTGCAATTCCAACAGCTGTTGAATTTTTTTTGTTTAATGTTATTGCATTTACAGACAATATTATGGTGTCTTATCTTGGAGATTATCCTGTTGCTGGAGTTTCTCTTGCAAATAAATTTTTTGAACTTTTTATTACTATTGCCTTTGCTGTAATGGGAGCTTATAATATATTGGCAACCAGGCAATATGCTAAAGGTGATATTGATGACTTTAAAAACACATTTTTTATTAGCATCTTAATTCTCCTATTGTTTTCCTTTTTATTCATATTTATTTCATTATTTTATCCATATTTTTTTCTTGGATTACTATCTAATGACTCAAAAGCTATCTCTTATGGAATAACTTATCTTGACATCGCTGTTTATTCTTTTGTATTTGCGGTTGTTAAGGGGATTATTGCAAATTCACTAAAGATTGTTAAAATAACTAAAATTCAGGTTGTCACTTCTGTTGTTGCAGTTGTTTTAAATGTAGTTTTTAACTATTTATTTATTTTTATATTTGGCATGGGAGTACTTGGGGCTGCTATTGCAACTACATTAGTTCGCGGTATTGAACTTGTTTTTTATCTTCTTTATACAGTCTTTAATTCAGACTCGCATTTTCACCTTAAAGTTAAAAACTTAAAAATCAATCCTGTAATATTTTCTCAATTAATTAAGTTTTTTATTCCAATATTTTTAAATGAATTTATTTGGTTTTTGGGATATTTTGGCTTAATTGCAATTTTTGCAAGAATTAATACCGCTAAATATGCGGCTTATAGTATAACTTTTTCTACTTATTTTATGGGATTTAATATAATTAATGCGTTTTGTTTCTCTGTCAATATTATAATGGGACATGAAATGCATAATGATAAGAGAGAGATAATGGCTGTTGCAATATATTTGGGCAAGATAGGCTTCATTCTTGCTATTGTTACATCTTTTATAATGGTAGCTTTGTCTTTCATAGCACCCTATGTTTTTTATGAGTTAGAATATGCAAGTCTTATAGGAGTTATGCTAAGGTATTATGCTATCTCGGTGTTTTTTACAGCACTTGCATTTCAATATTTATTTGGGTTTTTCCGAGCAGGTGCATCTCCAAGCTTTGGGGCTATTATGGAGGGCTCTGTAACTTTTATTTATACAATACCCATTGCATACCTTTTAGCAAATTATACACAAATTCCATTTGAGCTTATTGTTTTTATTCCAACTCTTGAAGATGTCATTAAGCTTGGTATTTCTTTACCTTATTTTTATAGTACCAAGTGGATTAAGTCTATTAAAACAGGTTAA
- the murD gene encoding UDP-N-acetylmuramoyl-L-alanine--D-glutamate ligase: protein MCLDEIRGKNFLVMGLGLNGGGLVVSKFLLRHGANLVITDLKDDVELASSIKSLEEFSSKIRYVLGYHDVDDFKRADIVIKNPGVSSCNKYLKFAKRVETDISLFLMFNKNPIIAITGTKGKSTLASLLYQVLGTQYPNVKLGGNIGISPLSFLDELDGISPIVLEFSSWQLHDLRNLNPIISIITNIYYDHQNSYSNFDDYIGDKSKVFINQNSGIFISQDRAYYDYFYRFKTKSRVILFSETIPLNFDNDVFYFKNNKVYLNDEAISTLSESKIVLLISKLIVIFVSNYCKLDLSLVSKVVADFNGIEHRLEFVREFGGVKYYNDTASTIPDSTVLSVKSLKINEISVNLIAGGTDKELDFLIFGQILSMVKTWILLRGSATYKIVKVLEENNIKYFVFSSLKECICYARKISIRNDVVLFSPASASFELFKNEFDRGIQFKTLVNTMA from the coding sequence GTGTGTTTAGATGAGATAAGAGGTAAGAATTTTTTAGTTATGGGATTGGGTCTTAATGGAGGAGGCCTGGTTGTTTCAAAATTTTTGTTAAGGCATGGGGCTAATTTAGTAATCACTGATTTAAAGGATGATGTAGAATTAGCTTCAAGTATTAAGTCTCTAGAAGAATTTAGCAGTAAGATTCGATATGTTTTAGGATATCATGACGTGGATGATTTTAAGAGAGCAGATATTGTTATTAAGAATCCTGGTGTAAGTTCTTGCAATAAGTATTTAAAGTTTGCAAAAAGAGTTGAGACTGATATTAGTTTATTTTTAATGTTTAATAAGAATCCTATAATTGCTATTACGGGTACTAAGGGAAAATCAACTCTTGCATCTCTTTTGTATCAAGTTTTAGGCACTCAGTATCCCAATGTTAAGCTTGGAGGTAATATTGGAATATCTCCTTTAAGTTTTCTAGATGAGCTTGATGGAATATCACCTATTGTTTTAGAATTTTCTTCTTGGCAATTGCATGATCTTCGAAATTTAAATCCTATTATTAGTATTATTACAAATATTTACTATGATCATCAAAATTCTTATTCAAATTTTGATGATTATATAGGAGATAAATCTAAAGTTTTTATAAATCAAAATTCGGGGATTTTTATCTCTCAGGATCGAGCTTATTATGACTACTTTTATAGATTTAAAACTAAATCCAGAGTTATTTTGTTCTCAGAAACGATTCCTTTAAACTTTGATAATGATGTTTTTTATTTTAAAAATAATAAAGTTTATTTAAATGATGAAGCTATATCCACGCTTAGTGAGTCAAAGATTGTTCTTTTGATCTCTAAACTGATAGTCATTTTTGTTTCAAATTACTGCAAATTGGATTTGAGTCTTGTGTCTAAGGTTGTGGCTGATTTTAATGGCATTGAGCATCGATTGGAATTTGTAAGAGAATTTGGAGGCGTTAAATATTATAATGATACAGCATCGACAATCCCTGATTCTACAGTTTTATCTGTTAAAAGTTTAAAGATTAATGAGATTTCTGTTAACCTCATTGCTGGTGGGACTGATAAGGAGCTGGATTTTTTGATTTTTGGTCAGATTTTGAGTATGGTTAAAACTTGGATTTTATTAAGAGGTAGTGCTACTTACAAGATTGTTAAGGTTTTAGAAGAAAATAATATTAAGTATTTTGTTTTTTCTTCTTTAAAAGAATGTATTTGTTATGCTAGAAAAATTTCTATTCGAAATGATGTGGTATTATTTTCTCCCGCTAGTGCTTCTTTTGAGCTTTTTAAGAATGAGTTTGATAGAGGGATTCAATTTAAGACGTTAGTCAATACCATGGCTTAA
- a CDS encoding lipid II:glycine glycyltransferase FemX — MVIKKIEVESLNENYLQSKLWASVKKTSIKESPWKAIAFSSEHFDKILVMQRKIFWNFYLSYIAHPEFSNKKIEEINMNEVTTHIAKLSERIQEYLHKNTIFLRFDLMYYNSRSLKETYTPLKLKLKGLKKSFDDIQPPNTTILNLNDSLDNIKARMKKKTRYNITLSCKKDVTVIIDDDFNYFNEFYALHEATAKRDKFTIHSKNYIKDLIKEFRRDENSTIKLIIALHNEKLISGIIVGIYKDKATYLYGASSREDRHLMANYAVQFSAIQMLKSYSIKEYDLLGIPPTTDEKHPLFGLFQFKTGFGGELIHRIGCYDFVYKKFSYKIYRTLEILRYFYYKVIKKRF; from the coding sequence ATGGTTATTAAAAAAATTGAAGTAGAAAGTTTAAATGAGAATTATCTACAAAGTAAATTATGGGCATCTGTAAAAAAAACCTCAATCAAAGAAAGCCCATGGAAAGCCATAGCATTCAGTAGTGAACATTTTGACAAAATTCTTGTGATGCAAAGAAAAATATTTTGGAATTTTTATTTAAGTTACATTGCTCATCCAGAATTTTCAAATAAAAAAATTGAAGAGATTAACATGAATGAGGTTACCACTCATATTGCAAAACTTAGTGAAAGAATACAGGAATACCTACATAAAAATACTATCTTTTTAAGATTTGACTTAATGTACTATAACTCAAGAAGCTTAAAAGAAACTTATACTCCCCTAAAGCTTAAACTTAAAGGTCTCAAGAAATCATTTGACGACATACAGCCCCCAAATACAACAATACTAAACTTGAACGATTCACTAGACAACATTAAAGCTCGCATGAAAAAGAAAACAAGATATAACATAACGCTTAGCTGCAAGAAGGATGTAACAGTCATTATAGATGATGACTTTAACTATTTTAATGAATTTTATGCGCTTCACGAAGCAACAGCCAAACGAGACAAATTTACTATTCACTCAAAAAACTATATAAAAGATTTAATAAAAGAATTTAGGAGAGATGAAAATTCTACTATCAAACTAATAATCGCACTACACAACGAAAAACTCATATCTGGAATAATCGTTGGAATCTACAAAGATAAAGCCACATATCTTTATGGCGCATCAAGTAGAGAGGATAGACATCTAATGGCAAATTATGCAGTGCAATTTAGTGCAATACAAATGCTTAAAAGTTATTCTATTAAAGAATATGATCTTTTAGGCATTCCCCCAACTACCGATGAAAAACACCCTCTATTTGGTCTCTTTCAATTCAAAACAGGCTTTGGAGGAGAGCTCATCCACAGGATTGGATGCTATGACTTCGTTTATAAAAAATTTTCATATAAAATTTATAGAACACTTGAAATACTAAGATACTTTTACTACAAAGTCATAAAAAAAAGATTTTAA
- the metG gene encoding methionine--tRNA ligase, with the protein MKKKNLVTAALPYVNNIPHLGNLVQVLSADAFARYSRMMGIETLYICGTDEYGTATETRALIEKITPEELCSKYYAIHKSIYEWFNIKFDHFGRTTNKHHKETVQDLFLKLEENGYINERESEQFFCTHDLMFLADRYIIGECPNCGSNAKGDQCENCSKILCPTELINPKCIICKNVPILKTTKHLYIDLPQIKNELEDWIKTSTENSNWNTNAIKMTSAFLRDGLKERAITRDLKWGIPVPKKGYENKVFYVWFDAPIGYISITKEIAKDWESWWKNNSETNLVQFIGKDNILFHTVVFPAVELGSRENWTMLSKISSSEYLNYENLKFSKSKGTGIFGNDVITTGIPADVWRFYIYYNKPEKSDFQFMWDDFMERSNSELIGNFSNLINRVLTFYKKFFTDQIDQIEIKQDFWGEINIKYAKILDFFSKTELKSALKDILDISSLGNKIFQDREPWKTKDSAPGETKELLVNLIYLIRDLSILISPFIPQTSDKIRKFFGESYEISNKFLGTNLGLSTIKTTEVLFSKLEKEVIDSLKLKYSGGKNMQEQQTENPVNLFSEKVFLRVVKVKAIERNPDAEKLFILKLDDGTLEGKQIVSSLADYYTEKEFIGKHIIIVDNLKPAKFRGIKSEGMLISTEDKDKNFKVIIMEDFKDNPISGERIILETDSGKELHYPSKISVDKFLKTQIVAENGELKINGINLILEHSKEKILSRDIPNGIVY; encoded by the coding sequence GTGAAAAAAAAGAATTTAGTTACAGCCGCATTACCATATGTTAATAACATACCCCACCTTGGTAACTTAGTACAAGTCCTATCAGCAGATGCTTTTGCAAGATATTCAAGGATGATGGGAATAGAAACACTTTATATTTGTGGAACAGATGAATACGGAACAGCTACAGAAACTAGGGCTTTAATTGAGAAAATTACTCCTGAAGAACTTTGTAGCAAATATTACGCTATACATAAATCAATCTATGAATGGTTTAACATTAAATTTGACCACTTTGGACGCACAACTAACAAACATCACAAAGAAACCGTACAAGACTTATTCTTAAAGCTAGAAGAAAATGGTTATATCAATGAGAGAGAGAGTGAACAGTTTTTTTGCACTCATGACCTTATGTTTCTAGCTGATAGATATATAATAGGTGAATGTCCAAATTGTGGAAGCAATGCAAAAGGTGATCAGTGTGAAAACTGTTCCAAGATCTTATGTCCCACTGAGTTAATAAATCCTAAGTGCATAATTTGCAAAAATGTACCTATTCTGAAAACAACCAAACATCTCTATATTGATCTTCCACAAATAAAAAATGAACTTGAGGATTGGATAAAAACATCTACCGAAAATTCAAATTGGAATACCAATGCTATTAAAATGACGTCTGCATTCTTAAGAGATGGCCTTAAAGAAAGAGCAATAACAAGAGATTTAAAATGGGGGATACCTGTACCCAAAAAGGGATATGAAAATAAGGTGTTTTATGTATGGTTTGATGCCCCAATTGGATATATCTCAATTACAAAAGAAATTGCAAAAGATTGGGAATCCTGGTGGAAAAATAATAGTGAAACAAATCTGGTACAATTTATTGGAAAAGATAATATCTTATTCCACACTGTTGTATTCCCTGCCGTAGAGCTTGGAAGCAGAGAAAATTGGACAATGTTAAGCAAGATATCTTCAAGCGAATATTTAAACTATGAAAACCTAAAATTTTCAAAATCTAAGGGAACTGGAATATTTGGAAATGATGTCATTACTACTGGAATACCTGCTGATGTATGGCGATTTTATATATATTATAATAAGCCTGAAAAATCTGACTTTCAATTCATGTGGGATGATTTTATGGAGAGGTCAAACTCTGAACTTATTGGCAATTTTTCAAATCTTATTAACCGTGTATTAACCTTTTATAAAAAATTTTTTACAGATCAGATAGATCAGATAGAAATAAAACAAGATTTCTGGGGAGAAATCAATATTAAATATGCTAAAATCCTAGATTTTTTTAGTAAAACAGAACTAAAATCAGCATTAAAAGATATTCTTGACATCTCAAGTCTAGGTAATAAAATATTCCAAGATAGAGAACCATGGAAGACAAAGGATAGTGCTCCTGGAGAAACAAAAGAACTATTGGTAAATCTAATATACCTAATAAGAGATCTATCAATCTTAATATCACCATTTATACCTCAAACAAGCGATAAAATAAGAAAATTTTTTGGTGAAAGTTATGAAATTTCCAACAAATTCTTAGGCACAAATTTAGGTCTAAGCACCATTAAAACTACAGAGGTGCTATTTAGCAAGCTAGAAAAAGAAGTGATTGATAGTTTAAAATTAAAATACTCGGGAGGTAAAAATATGCAAGAGCAACAAACAGAAAATCCAGTAAATTTATTCAGCGAGAAAGTTTTCTTAAGGGTTGTTAAAGTAAAAGCAATAGAGCGGAATCCAGATGCAGAAAAACTATTCATTTTAAAACTTGATGATGGAACTCTTGAAGGAAAACAAATTGTAAGCAGTCTTGCAGACTATTACACGGAAAAAGAGTTCATTGGAAAACACATAATAATCGTTGACAACTTAAAGCCTGCAAAATTTAGAGGAATAAAATCTGAAGGAATGTTAATCTCAACTGAAGATAAGGATAAGAACTTTAAAGTAATAATTATGGAAGACTTTAAAGACAATCCCATCTCTGGTGAACGCATAATACTTGAAACTGATAGTGGTAAGGAATTACACTACCCATCAAAAATCAGCGTAGATAAATTCTTGAAAACCCAAATTGTAGCAGAGAATGGCGAACTTAAAATAAACGGAATCAACTTAATACTAGAGCACTCTAAAGAAAAAATACTATCTAGAGACATTCCAAATGGAATAGTGTATTAA